Proteins encoded within one genomic window of Aquarana catesbeiana isolate 2022-GZ linkage group LG03, ASM4218655v1, whole genome shotgun sequence:
- the PTHLH gene encoding parathyroid hormone-related protein, whose protein sequence is MLRSLLPHCSLAVFILSCTFPAHGRPTQGLNGRVRRAVSEHQLLHDKGRSLQELRRRIFLQNLIEGVNTAEIRSVPDELPRPIPSVKNFNTLRLPGEEEGVTTQLTQETHKLQSFKDPPPKVPSKKKKGKPGKRKEQDKRKRKERAALEGLQDPPGSELWWEELGIRTQ, encoded by the exons ATGTTGCGAAGTCTCCTACCACATTGTAGTTTGGCAGTTTTCATCCTCAGTTGCACATTCCCCGCACATGGAAGACCAACGCAGGGACTCAACGGCAGAGT ACGGAGGGCGGTCTCTGAACATCAGCTGCTCCATGACAAAGGACGATCCCTCCAGGAGCTCCGGCGCAGGATCTTCCTGCAGAACCTAATAGAAGGGGTGAACACAGCAGAAATCCGGTCAGTCCCGGACGAATTGCCCCGTCCCATCCCCAGCGTCAAGAACTTTAACACCCTGCGCCTGCCAGGCGAGGAGGAGGGAGTGACAACCCAGCTGACTCAGGAGACCCACAAATTACAGAGCTTCAAAGACCCCCCACCAAAAGTCCCCAGCAAAAAGAAGAAGGGCAAGCCAGGAAAGAGAAAGGAGCAGGACAAGAGGAAGAGGAAAGAGCGGGCGGCGCTAGAGGGCCTGCAGGACCCACCCGGGTCAGAACTGTGGTGGGAAGAGCTGGGCATCAG GACGCAGTGA